From one Triticum urartu cultivar G1812 chromosome 3, Tu2.1, whole genome shotgun sequence genomic stretch:
- the LOC125548654 gene encoding uncharacterized protein LOC125548654, with amino-acid sequence MDAGKTPHPLPLSVAQKQIRDDVPLVCAWALVNAFAIAGGQASLYIAGYTHLQCIQSSSILPCLWIGMLCCAATQSAAAALALLLPCHRRRARRALAYLALAVTFLFHGMYAIHFRISLAAYPGGYVFGWIFYTVVICYMVVRDLTCLSDLLRGDGWGKQ; translated from the exons ATGGACGCCGGCAAGACGCCTCATCCGCTGCCTCTGAGCGTGGCCCAAAAGCAGATCCGGGATGATGTCCCACTGGTCTGCGCATGGGCGCTCGTCAACGCCTTCGCCATCGCCGGCGGCCAAGCATCCCTCTACATAGCTGGCTACACCCACCTCCAGTGCATCCAG TCATCATCCATTCTGCCCTGCCTCTGGATCGGGATGCTGTGCTGCGCCGCAACCCAGTCGGCCGCGGCGGCGCTGGCGCTGCTGCTCCCATGCCACCGTCGCCGGGCCCGCCGTGCCCTCGCCTACCTCGCGCTCGCGGTCACCTTCCTCTTCCATGGCATGTACGCCATCCACTTCCGGATCTCCCTCGCCGCCTACCCAGGAGGATACGTCTTCGGCTGGATCTTTTACACCGTGGTCATTTGCTACATGGTGGTGCGCGACCTGACCTGCCTGTCTGACCTCCTTCGAGGTGATGGGTGGGGCAAGCAGTAG